TAATGAAAGGATCAAGAGACGAAATTTCATCTTCAAGACAACGCATTGCGGACGGATCATTTCCATCAAGATGAATCCAGACGAGCCCGTCAGCCCTGTCTGCCTTGGAGATATGATCTGCAGGCAAGGCCGAGGCGCCCCCTTGCCCATCCAGCAGATAAGCCCGCAAAACGTGATCTGACATGCAGTCTTTCCTCAAACCGATTCAACATGTTTCCACCTTAACCCTTGTGTCTTACATTTTCATCAAGAGCCGGGGATGACTGAGGAAATGACTTTGATCGCTCAGCCTCTCAAGCGGGCTTGAACGTCATGGCGACACCGTTGATGCAATGACGCTTTCCGGTTGGTTGAGGGCCATCATCGAAAATGTGCCCCTGATGCCCACCACAGTTGCTACAATGCACCTCTGTCCGGGTCATGAAAAAACTTCGGTCCTCTTTCGTACCGACGGCTCCGGGCAACGCTTCGTAAAAGCTCGGCCAACCGGTTCCACTGTCATATTTGGCTTCTGACGAATAGAGCGCCTGATCACATCCGGCACAGTGAAAGATACCAGAACGCTTTTCATCATTGAGCGGACTGGTAAAGGCCCGTTCTGTTCCTTCCTTGCGAAGTACCTCAAACTGCTCTTTCGTTAGTCTTTCGCGCCATTCTGCTTCACTCAGTTGCAAGGGAAACGACTCCGGCTCGGTCGCGTGCGAGCGTCTTTCAAAGAGCGTACCGGCAACCACAACGAGTGCCGCAGCACCAGAGAGTAGAAATCGACGTCTTTCCATAGCGAATAAGCCTTTCCTCATTAAATCAATCTTGGGCGCCAGAGCAAAACCGGCCGAGAGCGCAAGTGCGCTCCGGCCAGCAGGGATCAAGCCCTTACGACGCAGGCAGCAGAACGGAGTCGATCACATGGATCACACCATTGGATTGCTTCACGTCAGCAATGGTGACATTGGCCACATTGCCCTGACCATCTTTGAGCATCACCGTGCCGTCATCATACATGGCGGTAAAAGTGCAGCCCCCAACAGTTTTAACAGGATGAGCGCCTTTATCGTCATCAACCATCTTCATAATTGCGTCAGACATGGCGTCAGCAGCCACCACATGGCATGTGAGGATCTTGGTCAGTTGATCTTTGTTTTCCGGTTTGAGCAGGCTCGCAACGGTTCCTTCAGGCAATGCGGCGAACGCATCATCGGTTGGAGCAAACACTGTGAAGGGGCCATCCCCTTGCAAGGTTTCAACAAGTCCAGCAGCTTTCACTGCGGCAACAAGTGTTTCATGGTCTTGAGAATTCACGGCATTTTCGACAATCGTCTTGTTTTCATACATGGGTGCGCCGCCAACCATCTTGGCATGATGATCAGCAAAGGCTGCACCGCTTCCGAAAGCCACAGCCATTGCGGTTGCGGCAGCAAGAGTCATTGTGCGTGAAAAGGTCATGTTGTCTCTCCCATTGGTTTGTTGTCCGCTATATTGCGGATAAGGGGAGATACGGAGCCAAGAAACCGTTGGTTTTCGATTCGCGGTAAAACCGAGATCACAAACACTTTATCAAAACGGGCCGTTCAAGAAGGAATTCCGGCCGCCTCCCTCTCTTTCAGCAGCGTCTGTTTCATTTCTGGTTGAGAAAATTTTCACCGGGCGCGCCCTCCTATTCAATCAAACACAAAGTTTGCAAATTGCAAATTTTTATATACAAAACAAATATTTAAACCCACCTCAGAGCAACAATGCGGACAAACAAAAGCTCCGCCATAATTGTGCCTGATAGAGACATAATCCTTTACCGCAATTGCCCCGGTTGCACAAAAGCAAGGTTTGGTTGAACCGACCGGGAACTTTTTCGAACCTAAGAACGTTGTGTTTTTCGACTAACCTAATCTACATGGATGCGTATCCCGATGTCTCTATCTCGTCGTTCATTTCTGGCTGCTACCGCGGCAACCACTCTGGTATCGTTAAGCCAAATCGCACAAGCCGCAGGCACCGATGAAGAAGCAGCGCAGCCAACAACGCCTGCTGCGGATTTCAGCTTTGACAGCCTATCGGCCGAAATGGAGATACTGGCATCAAAGGACTATGTTGCCCCACAGGCCTCTGACGAGGCCTATCTCAACGATCTGACCTATGATGCCTATCGCCTGATCCGCTACAACCCCGAGAAGGCCAAACTGGCAGATATCGAAAAGTCGGCTTTTCGCCTGCATGCCTTCCATATGGGCTGGCTGTTCAAGACACCGGTTGCCCTCTATGAGGTCTCTGATGGCAAGGCAACACCGGTCAGTTTCAGCACCGATGATTTCATCTATGAACGTCAGGTCAGAGACATGGTGCCCGAGCATGTGACCTTGCCCGGCATTGCCGGTTTCCGCCTGCATTATCCACTGAACCGACCCGATGTGTTTGACGAACTGATTGCCTTTCAGGGCGCCTCCTATTTTCGGGCACTGGGCAAAGGCTCGGTCTATGGCTTGTCCGCGCGCGGTCTGGCCATTAATACCGGAGGCTCGGAGCCGGAAGAATTTCCGGTCTTTACCCGCTTTTATGTCGAGCGCCCCAAATCGGCAGAACAGAAAATCAAGATCTACGCAGCACTTGAGAGCCCGTCTGTCACAGGAGCCTTCCGCTTTGAAATAACCCCGGGAGACAATACGGTCATTGATACGACCGCCCGCCTCTATCTGCGTGAAGACATTCCTCAGCTAGGGCTGGCGCCGCTGACCTCCATGTTCCTGTTTGCTGAGCGCAATCGCGATGCGTTTAATGACTATCGCCCCAATGTACATGACAGCGATGGCCTTGAGATCATCAAGCAGAATGGCGAGCGTGTCTGGCGTCCGCTATCCAACCCGCCAATGCTGGCCTCAAGTTTCTTTGCCGAACAGTCCCCCAAGAGCTTTGCCTTGTTGCAGCGTGATCGTAGTTTCGATCATTTTCAGGATGTCTCAGCCCTCTATGAGCGCCGCCCGTCGCTGCGCATAGAACCAAAGGGGGATTGGGGCAACGGCTCGGTAAGATTGGTCGAGATACCGTCCGAGCTTGAGGTGAACGACAATATCGTCGCATTCTGGGTGCCTGAAAAGGGCGGCAAAGCAGGCGAACATTATGAATATGCCTATTGGATGCATTGGGGAGATCTGCCCGCCAGTGCAGCAGAAGGGCTCGCCTATGTGCTTGAAACCCGTTCGGGTGCAGGCGGAGTGTCCGGTGTTGAGAATAAGGACGGCACACGCAAATTTGTCATCGACTTCAAGGATGGGCTTTTGGCCGATCTGCCAGCCAGTGAAGTGGATAAGATCAAGATTAACAGCAACATCATGCATGGTGAAATCAAGACTCAGACCCTCACCCCGATCCCGGAAGAAAGGGTCTGGCGACTCGTCATGGATGTTTCCGCTCCAGACGGAAACATCGTGGAAATGACGACACATCTGTCCGGTTTCGATCGACGACTGACCGAGACATGGGCGTATCAATGGATCAATCAATAAGTCTCTGGAAGAACCAACTTTTGCAATCGTAAATCAAGGTGACGACAATGACATTTGATGAACTAACCTCTGGCCCCTGCGCTTTGCCGCGCGCCCCTATGGTCATGCCAACACAGATTTTGGAACGCCCCAAACGGAGCCGCTACAGGCTTATGGTCAACATCCGGCACTTGCTGCGGACCACCGTAAAACTGTCCGGTGCGTGAGACTGGAAAGATGAAAAAACTCGGGCTCTATCTGTTGCGGGGCAGCACCGTTGCCGCGAGTCTCGCCGTCGGGGTGATCGCCTTCTTCACCTTTTTGCAGGTGGTTGCCGTTAATGGCATCAATGTGATCGACATTGCTCTCTCCCTCCTCATTCTGGTCTCCACAATCTGGTTGGCCTGGGGCGGGATGCAGGGCATTATCGGTCTGACCACCTCTGCAAAACGCTCCTCTCGGCATGGAGCCGGATGGATCAGTGGCAGAACGGTCGTACTGATGCCGGTCTATAACGAAGACCCGCTCATGTCCTTCACCCGCCTTGCCGCAATGGACAAGTCCATCAAACAGGCCGGCGCTGACGCCAATATTCATTTTGCGATCCTCTCGGATACGCGCGACAATGACATTGCGCAACAAGAGGAAGACCTGTTTGTGCGACTTGTCGAAGAATGCAACGGACAAGGGCGTTTCTTCTATCGCCGCAGAGCACAGAATGTTGGCAAGAAGGCTGGCAATGTCGAGGAATTCTTCGAGCAATCGGGTGGCGCCTATGACTATGCCGTCATTCTGGATGCTGATAGCCTGATGGAAGGGCAGACCATTCTGGAAATGATCCGGCGCATGGAAGCGGAGCCGCGTTTGGGACTTCTGCAAACCCTGCCCAAGATCATTCGGGCTGAAACCCGTTTCGGGCGGGCAATGCAATTCGCGGCCTCTTTCTATTCCCCCGTCTTTTGCCGCGGTCTCGCCATGCTGCAAGGCAAAACCGGACCATTCTGGGGGCATAACGCCATTGTGCGTGTGCAAGCCTTCGTCAAGTCCTGCGGCCTGCCAGTCTTGCAAGGTACGCCCCCCTTTGGCGGCCATATCATGAGCCATGATTATGTGGAAGCCGCTCTTCTGGCACGCGCTGGCTGGACTGTGCGTGTCGATGACGATCTGGAAGGCTCCTTTGAGGAAGGCCCCGAGAATGTGATTGACCACGCCAAACGCGACCGACGTTGGTGTCAGGGCAACCTGCAGCATGCCCGCATCATAGCAGCGCCGGGCCTCAAAGCATGGTCGCGCTTTGTCTTTGCGCAAGGCATCATGGCCTATATCGCGCCCCTATTCTGGCTGGCCTTTTTGCTGGTTTCCATTCTGGCCCCCTATTTTGACGTTCAGCCCGATTATTTCCCAGAAGCCAACTGGCCGATCCCCTATATCCCGCCCTCAATGACTTTCGAGGCTCTCAGCTTGCTGGTCGGAATCTTTGGCCTACTGCTGTTGCCCAAGCTCTTGGTGGCTGTAAAGGCCTCGTTGAACGGACAGGCATACGCATTCGGCGGCATTGGCAAGGTCTTTGTATCGACCCTCTTGGAAGTGCTGCTCTCTTCTCTGATCGCACCGATCGTCATGCTCTTTACAACCCGCTCGGTCTATCAGGTCTTGATGGGCAAGGATGGAGGATGGCCTACCAACAACCGGGGGGATGGCCAATTGAGCTGGCGCGAAAGCTTTGCGGCATCGAGCTGGGTTTCTCTGGTTGGGCTATGCGGGCTGCTCGTCGCCTACCAGTTGACGCCTAGCATTCTTTACTGGCTTCTGCCGGTCGCCCTGCCCGTTACATTTGCACCGATCATCCTCTGGTGGAGTTCCCGCGTTGGCGCAAGCACATGCTTCACCGTTCCTGCGGACAGGATCAATCCGCCAATAGTGGATCTGCATGACGCGCTGGTGGAAAAATGGACATTGGTCAGTCCAAAGGAGTTGCCCCAAGAAGAAGCCGCAGGAAAAGCACATCAAGACGCGGACAGCCTCAGCCCCGACCTTGTTCCAACCTCCTGAGCAAGTTGACCCCAAAAACAGAAATGCGGGATTTGCTAAAACCCAAAAAGGTCCAGCAAATCCCGCATCAAACAATCATGTGCCATCAGGCAAAAGCGAGCGGTTACACCGTCGTGCCATAATTCGGGCTTATACCGCATTATTTCAAAAAACATAATATTTATAATTATTTAAATACACAAAAGATATCTCTAAGCACCATATAGGCACCGCCTAAATTCAAACTCGTCCAAAATCTGTCCGTGGTTGAATGCTTTGGGCTGGTGTTGGCGGTTCTGGCTGGTAGGTTCAGCTCATCAGTGTTTGCGATTTAAGCAGCCTGTGATTGATGTTGCAAGCGGCGCGCTGATAAATTTATGGTTGCACCACTTAATAGTTTCGCGTTAAGTATTTCGTATACCACTTAAGAACCCAGATTTTCACAGAAATACATTGCCCAACACATGCAATTTATTCTCATAAAATCACAACTAACTATTTCAAATTTATAAGGTGGAGTTCATGGCTGTGCTTCAAGAAGACTATCTAACCATTATTGACGGAGATTCTGGAAATGACTTTTTAGTAGGCCATTCTAGAGAATGGATTTTTGGCAGAGATGGCATCGACAAGCTAACGCTTTACGCATGGTCTACGCCCGACATTCGATTTACATTTGAACAAGGAGAAAGTAATTTTCTTGACCTTTCAGATGGAACAAAAATTGATAGTATTGAATATTTAACAGAATTTTGGGGTGGGCCTGAAACCGACAACATAACATATAAATTTAATTATCCCTTATTCATCGAAGACTATGTTGAATACTATAACGTCCATGGCGGCGATGGGTTCGACTCTGTTTCAATAGATCTCTCCAACGACAACTCATCACATGACATAAGCTATTATTTAAGTCCCAACGATCCCGATTATTATAGCTTCAGCATCGATTTTGAAAGTGGCAACTACATCACTGCTGAAAATTTTGAAGAGGCCTCCATAACAACAGGCAGTGGAGACGATATTTTCTCAATCAAAACTGGAATTTCAACGTTCCCTCTTCTGGACACAGGCGCAGGCTTTGACACCCTGAATCTGGATAGCACACAGTTTAAATCAGATTTAAAGCTGACCTTCATACAAGGATCCTACAACGCAATTTCCCTTGCCGATGGAAGCACTATAAAGGGTTTTGAAAATCTCGAAGAATTCAAAGGCGGCAGCGGCAACGATGATATTACTTTCGTGTTTAACCCTACTTGCATGGACGACAACTTCCCAAGTCAGCTAGATTACGGCGTAAACCACGGACTGCGTTTATTTGGCGGTGAAGGCGAAGATTCTGTAACGTTGGACTTTTCTAAATCTTCTAACGCGATCAATACTGATATTTGGAATTCTCATGCTCTAGTGTATCAAAACAGTCTTTATGAAATTTCAGCATATGCAGAGCTCACCTCTTTTATCGGCAGCAAAGATAACGATGAGTTTCGGATTGGCGTAGAAGTAAAAACACCTTTGATTGATGGTGGCAAAGGCTATGACACTGTGCAACTAGATAAGGACGATGCTAGCTCTGCTTTCAACATCACATTAGTTGAAGGAGAAGAAAACTCCTTATTACTTTCAGACGGCACCCAGATAGAAAGCATAGAGCGCATAAATGTTTTTTATGGAGGAAGCGGTGATGACTCTCTTACATACGTTTTTGATCAAGAGGCTCTCGCTTCCGGCAAACCAGGTTCTTCCGCTTCGTCATATCATTTCGATGGAAAAGAAGGCGAAGATTCTGTCGTTCTAGATTTTTCGAAAACAAGCTTTGATTTGAACCATAATGTTTGGCCCAACGACTTAAATTCTTATTCTACAAGTGGTCACATGCAACCAATCATGGGACGATTTGAGAGTGTCAGCATCATTTCCGGAAGCGGAGATGACTTCTTTGATATTGATAGTGAAGTAAGAACACCAAAAATTGACGGAGGAGCAGGATTTGATATTTTAAGAATTGATCTGTCGAATAAAACAGAAAATATTAATTTTACTTTCAATCAAGGCCTGGGAAGCAGATTCTCAATTGGCAATAATATAGATATTCAAAATATAGAGAATATCCATCACATCGATTTCGGAAGCGGAAATGATAAAATTTCCTATATTTTCGACGAGAAAGCAATTGATATAGTATCTTCAGACAGTATTCAGGGCTTCATTCAGATTCAAAACCCCAACGGTGCAATATTTGGTTTCTCAGGCGGAGCTGGCGTTGATACGATAACCCTTGATTTTTCTAATCTAACCGATGGACTTGCTGGCAGATTATCACAAAAGACTATTGCTGTATCAACTAGTAAGCAAACGCTCGCTTTCGGAGATCAAATTGAACAAGTCAATCTTTTGGGCGGAAGCGGAGACGATAATTTCGTAGGAGGAAACCGCATCGATACGCTTAACGGCGGCGAAGGAAACGATAGACTACTCGGAAACGCCGGAAATGACTTCTTGATAGGCGGTGAAGGAAATGACATCCTCAATGGGGGTCTCGGAGAAGACACGATGCAAGGTAACCAGGGAGATGACACCTATGTTGTCAACCACTCCGAGGACAAGATCGTTGAGTTAGCAAACCAAGGCATAGATCTCGTCAAGAGCTCAGTCAGCTTCAATCTCAAAGCCAATAGTCAGCATATCGAGAACCTTACCCTAACAGGCAAGATTGCAATTGATGGCGTCGGCAATATGCAAGACAATATCATGAAGGGCAATACGGCAAATAACATGCTCAATGGCCTCAACGGCGACGACACTCTGTTTGGAAATGCCGGAAATGACACTCTAAATGGTGGATATGGTGATGACAGGTTGTATGCTGGAATTGGCAATGACACTGTCTATGGCGGGAATGGAGACGACATCATTTTTGGAGGAGATGGCGCCGACCAGCTGAATGGGGCCGATGGGAACGACCAACTGTACGGCTCTGCCGGGCTTGATATTCTCTTCGGAAGAACAGGAGATGACAAGCTAAACGGTGGTTTGGGAGCCGACAAAATGTACGGCAACAAAGGAGATGATATTTACTTCGTCAACGTTTCAAATGACAAGATAGTCGAGTTTGCCAACCAAGGAATAGATCTCGTCAAGAGCTCAGCTAGCTTCAATCTCAAAGCCAATAGTCAGCATATCGAGAACCTTACCCTTACGGGCAAAACTGCAATTGATGGCATCGGCAATATGCAAGACAATACCATGAAAGGCAACATAGCCATCAACGTGCTTAGTGGCCTCAATGGCAACGATGAGCTGTTCGGATATGGCGGCAGTGACACGCTTAAGGGAGGGGCAGGAAATGACATTCTGCATGGCAACAATGGTCACGACAAGCTCTTCGGAAATGGTGGGGCTGATAGCCTTTTAGGCGGGCTGGGCAACGATGTATTGTTTGGAGAAAATGGGAATGATCGCCTGATAGGAAACGCGGGCTTCGATAAGCTTTATGGAGGATCCGGGGCGGACAGATTTGTTGGGGGATTAGGCAGAGATCTCATGTTTGCCGGAAATGACAGGGCTAAGGACGTTTTTGTCTTCAACAGCATAAGTGATAGTAAAGCCGGAGCAATTCACGACAAAATTCATCTATTCGATAGTGGCGAGGACGTGATTGATCTATCAGCAATAGACGCCAACACAAAAGCGCCAAACGGTCAAAGTTTTGAATTCTCCGGAGCGAGTGCTGCGGCAAACTCAGTCTGGTATGAAAACCATGGTGCTGATTTAATGATCTTTGCTGACACCAATGGAGATGCAGTAGCTGACTTTGAAGTTCAGATGGTGAATGTTGGTACCGTGGTTGAAACGGATTTTAATCTATAGATTGGTCCTAGTGTAAAATAGAAGCCCGCCAGATTTCTCCAGCGGGCATCTTTCTTTAGATCTTCCTAGGTGGGAAGCTGGGCGGTTTCGGGTCATCTCGCCTGTAATGCTCTAAAGGGCTTTGAGACATCCATGTTTCAATTATAGCCTCTCACGAAGAATTTCGTAAGGAGCTTTCCCTAATATTTGACGGACTTGGCAAAGGAATTTGTTAAGCGTACAGTCATACGGCAACCCCAGATTAAGCACCTAAGCACCACCCCCTAGCACGCCCGCAAAAACTAAGCACCCCCTAAGCACTCCACATAAAAATAATGCGGGATTTACAGAAACCACAAGGAACTGCAAATCCCGCACAAATCAGCCATTTTCTACTAGTCTATATAAGCGTCAAACCGTCGTGCCGTAATTCGGGCTTTCACGAGTGATCGTGACGTCATGCGCGTGACTTTCGCGCAAGGAGGCCGAAGAGATACGAACGAATTTCGCACGGTTGCGGAATTCTTCCAGATTAGCAGAGCCCGTATAGCCCATGGCAGCCTTCAGGCCACCGGCGAGCTGATGCAACACAGCCGAAGCGGACCCTTTGTAAGGCACCTGACCTTCAACCCCTTCAGGAACCAGCTTCAGGGTATCACGCACTTCCGCCTGGAAGTAGCGGTCAGCCGAGCCGCGCGCCATGGCCCCGACAGAGCCCATACCGCGGTAGGATTTGAAGGAACGACCCTGATAGAGATAAACTTCTCCGGGGCTTTCGTCCGTACCAGCCAGAAGCGAACCGGCCATAGCAACCTGAGCACCACCGGCCAGAGCCTTGGCGAAGTCACCGGAGAATTTGATGCCACCATCAGCGATGGTCGGAATGCCCTGCTCGGCCGCTGCCGTTGAACAGTCCATGACAGCGGTCAACTGAGGCACGCCAACACCAGCAACAATACGGGTCGTACAGATCGAGCCCGGCCCGATACCAACCTTGACCGCATCCGCACCGGCATCAATCAATGCCTTGGTGGCATCAGCAGTGGCCACGTTGCCTGCGATCAGCTGCACATTGTTGGTCTCTTTCTTGATGCGGGTCACAGCATCAAGCACGCCCTGACTATGCCCATGCGCGGTATCGATGACCAATGCATCCACTTCAGCATCGATCAGCGCCATGGCGCGTTCAAAGCCGTCATCGCCAACAGAACAGGCAGCAGCAGCGCGAAGACGGCCCTGCGCATCTTTACAGGCGTTGGGGTTGAGTCGGGACTTCTCGATATCCTTCACGGTGATCAGACCAACGCAATGGAATTTGTCATCGACAACAAGCAGTTTCTCAATGCGGTGCTGATGCAGCAGACGCTTGGCTTCTTCCTGGCTGACCTGTTCAGTCACGGTTACCAGATTGTCGCGAGTCATCAGCTCGTAAACACGCTGCTCCGGATCAGAAGCAAAGCGCAAATCGCGGTGGGTCAGAATGCCGACGAGACGCCCGCCCTTCGAGCCGCTTTCCTTGCTGCCTTCAACAACAGGCACACCTGAGAAACCGTATTTCTTGGTCAGGGCCTTGGCTTCAGCCACGGTATAGTCTGGCGTTATGGTCAACGGGTTGACGACCATGCCGCTTTCGAATTTCTTCACCTGGCGGACCTGCTCGGCCTGTTCTTCGTTGGTGAAGTTCTTATGAATAACACCCATGCCGCCAGCCTGCGCCATAGCGATTGCCATTTTTGCTTCTGTCACGGTGTCCATGGCCGAAGAAAGCAACGGCAGATTAAGCTCGATTTCTTTGGTCAGATTGGTGGTGATGGTAACCTGACCGGGCATGACGACCGAATGATCTGGCTGAAGCAGAACATCGTCAAAGGTCAAAGCCTCTTGTCCGGTGGAAGGATGAATGATGGTGGCCATGCCAACTCTCCTCTGAGTTTGGTCCACGCCACTTCATGGAAGCGTGAACGCGGTGCCAAAAGGATAAACGCCTCTGCCTTGCCCGCAAAAAAGCCACGAGCCTGAACACTTCAGACAGAAACAAAAGGATAGAAGTTGACGCTGGTCACTACCATGGTTGAAGGGACTTGCATAGAAGAAAAATTGTCCCTCAGCAGCTTTTTGCAGGTCCCAAAGCAATTGCGCAATAATTACAATGATTACGCCCCCTATTTTTGCCTAAAAAAACACACCACCACCCAGAATTGTCAATTTTTATTCTACCGCTTGCCAGCCTCGAAGCCAAATTCCCTGATGCAACAAAGGATTGAACTAAGGGAAAATACGTGAGGCATTTTAGCACAGGCCCAAATGATTTTTATCAAGTAAAAGAAACATATAGATCGAGACAATGATCACGCATGGCACATGAGGCGCCATAGTTTGCCCATTCATTTGCAAGCAAGTAAAATCACCCAGAGGAGACACCCAATGTCAAACGGAACAGTGCGCAGTTTTCCGCCAATCGTCGCACGCTTCACGCGCTATCTACCTCTTCTGCCTCTGGAACGCCTCATCGCCGAGGTCGCAAACCGAGTCGCCGGTCAGCATCCTGAATTTTTCGACCGGCTCGATGACTATGCGAAAAAGTCCTTTGTAATCGTGCCCACCGATCTCGACTGGGGCGCCTGCATGACCTTTCATAACGAAAAGGTACAGCTGCGCCTCTCCCGATCGTTGAAAAGCTTTCCCAACCGGGATGTTACGGTCACAGCTCCCTTCCTGTCGCTTGTCAGCCTGCTTGACGGTGAAGAAGATGGCGACGCCCTCTTCTTTTCGCGTGATTTGACCATTGAAGGTGACACCGAAGCCGTGCTCGCCCTGCGCAATGCGCTTGACGATGCGGAAATCGACTTCGTGCATGAGTGCTCCGCCATCGCCGGGCCATTGAGCCGCCCGCTGGAATCGGGTGGCAAGCGCTTTATCGAAGCTCTCAAGAAGAGCGCCTTCATGCGCGGTCCCCAAGAGGAAACCACAAGCCACCCCACAATGGATGGCATGCCAGGCCCATATCCGACCTGATCGAACCACCCAGCAAGCTTTGGAATAGAAACCTATGTCACAAAAAGCCATGGAGCTGGTCTGCCCAGCCGGAACCCCTGCGGCGCTGCGTACGGCAGTGGACGCGGGTGCAGATACTATTTACTGCGGTTTTCGCGACCAAACCAACGCACGCAACTTCCCCGGCCTCAACTTTTCTCGCAAGGAAATGCAGCAAGGCATTGAATATGCGGGGAAAAATGGATCGAAAGTGCTGGTTGCCGTC
This genomic window from uncultured Cohaesibacter sp. contains:
- a CDS encoding SCP2 sterol-binding domain-containing protein, which translates into the protein MSNGTVRSFPPIVARFTRYLPLLPLERLIAEVANRVAGQHPEFFDRLDDYAKKSFVIVPTDLDWGACMTFHNEKVQLRLSRSLKSFPNRDVTVTAPFLSLVSLLDGEEDGDALFFSRDLTIEGDTEAVLALRNALDDAEIDFVHECSAIAGPLSRPLESGGKRFIEALKKSAFMRGPQEETTSHPTMDGMPGPYPT